In the Granulosicoccus antarcticus IMCC3135 genome, ACTCAACCGTGACAACTTTGCCAGGGTTCATGATGTTGAGAGGATCAATACTGGACTTGATCATCCCCATCAAGGCATAAGCAGCACCATGCTCATCCTGCATGTATTTGCGCTTACCACTGCCAATACCGTGTTCGCCGGTGACCGTACCACCAAACTCAAGCGCAAGATGGCTCACTTGACCCGCCAGCGTCGTCGCACGCTGCATTTCATCCTCGCTGGCTGTATCAACCAGAATAAGCAGGTGAAAATTGCCATCACCCACATGCCCGACCAGAGGTGCCAGCAATCCGCTCTGTGCAACATACTCATTGGTACGCTCGATACAGGCTGCCAACGCCGAAATAGGCACACAGCAATCGGTGACAAGCCCCTCGGCTCCCGGACGCAAGGCTTTGCCTGCATAGTAGGCATTATGTCGAGCCTTCCACAGGCGGTTACGATCCTCGGTGCGAGTTGCCCAGTTGAAATCAGAGGCCCCGAACTCCTCGGATGCTGACTTGAACATCTCGACCTGTTCTGCGACCCCGGCTTCTGTTCCATGAAACTCCAGAAACAGATGCGGCTTCTCCGGCATCTGCATGTCCGGATTGTAGATATTCATGCCCTTCATCTGAACTTGGTCAAGTAGCTCTATACGAGCCATGGGAATGCCCATCTGAATCGCCATGATGACCGAGTCCACAGCCTCTTTAACGGAATCAAACGCACAGGTGGCAGCCGATATGGTGTCAGGCTGCCCGACCAGTCGAACGGTCAGCTCGGTGATGATGCCAAGCGTGCCTTCCGAACCAACCATCAGATGCGTCAGATCGTAACCCGAAGCAGATTTTCGGGCGCGACTGCCGGTTCTGATAATCTGCCCGTCTGGCAGTACCACTTCCAGCGCCAGCACGTTCTCACGCATGGTTCCGTAGCGAACCGTATTGGTGCCCGAGGCCCGCGTCGCTGCCATGCCACCCATGGTCGCATCAGCTCCCGGGTCGACAGTGAACATCAGCCCCGTGGCTCGCAATTCATCGTTGAGCTGAACCCGGGTCACACCGGGTTGCACCACCGCATTCATATCGCTTTCAAAGACGGTCAATACTCGCTTCATGCGACTGGTATCAACACTGACCCCGCCTTCGAGCGGAATCACATGGCCTTCCAGTGAAGTACCGATGCCATAGGGCACAACCGGCGTGCGGTTGGCCGAACAGATCTGCATGATCTGCGACACCTCTTGTGTATTCTCGGGGAACGCTACGGCATCAGGCAAATTTGGCGTACTGTGAGCTTCATCGTGACTATGCATCTCCAGGATGGAGCTACCTGTTGACAATCGTTCGCCCAACAGCTCACGTAATTGTTCGATGGCAACAGCAATATTCTCAGAGGGCACGGTTCGGGTTCCTGATGCGAAATGATGGTAGCGGATTCAGACACCCATCATGAATCGCCTATCCCGTGATGGCAAGTCCCTTTGCCTTAATACGACAGGATCATCAGCAAGTCAGTTGACTGATTCAGGCAACCGTACTGCGTTTCGGCAATTTCCAGCCTGGTCTGACAAAGTGACAGGTATAGCCGCTGGGAAGTCGCTCCAGATAATCCTGATGCTCGGGTTCAGCTTCCCAGAAATCAGAAACCGGTTCCAGTTCAGTCACCACTTTGGCGGGCCACAGCCCGGATGCATCCACATCGGCAATGGTGTCCAAAGCCACCTGCTTCTGCTCTTCACTGGTGTAGTAAATCGCTGAACGATATGATGGCCCTGTATCGTTACCCTGACGCATTGGTGTGCTGGGGTCATGAATCTGGAAGAAAAACTCCAGAATGGTGCGGTAATCGGTCGCCGCCGGATCAAAGATAATCTCGATGCCTTCCGCATGATTGCCATGATTGCGATAGGTCGCATTCTCGACCTCTCCACCGGTATAGCCGACACGCGTCGACACGATACCCGGCATACGACGTATCAGATCCTGCATGCCCCAGAAGCAGCCACCTGCCAGTACAGCTCGTTGATTGTTGGTACTCATGAATGTGCCCTGTATTCTGTTTCGATTGGATAGACACATAAGTGGTGTCTATGATGACTTTTTCGACCCCAAGGGCCCTATTGGTTCACTGCCCAGACGATATCCGATTCGGTAACAATGACATTCATCGGAATATCGTAGGGTTGCGGGAAAATGGTTGCTATTCGCGCTAGCGAATGACCCACGCCAATCACGATCGGTTTTACGCCCTTACCCTGCAGCTGCGCCAGAGTCCGGTCAAAGTAGCCGCCTCCATACCCCAGTCGATAGCTCTCCTTGTCAAAACCGACTAGCGGCGAGATAACGTGAGTCGGTATCAATGGCGGACCATCAACGGGCACCGGAATATTCCAGATACCGGGCTCCATCCTTGCCTCGGGCGTCCATTCACGAAAGACCAGTGGATGAGACTTGATTTCAACAACCGGCAAAGCGATGCGAACGCCTTTTCCGATAGCCCGCGCCATCCAGTCTCGCAAGTTAGGCTCACCCCGAAATGGCCAGTAGACACTGACGATGCAATTCTGTGAATCAGCCAGAATGGTATCGAGTTTTTCAGCCATACAATCGGCAGCCTTTTGACGCTCGCGAGCTGGAACCTCCAGTCGCAAATTGATCAAATGCTGCCTTTGCGCCTTGCGCCAGCGAGCGACATCGATCGCCGTTTGTGCATCGACAACTTCATAGCCATTCTGACCCGCTTGCAACTCGTGCGCAAAGCAAGGCGATGAGGAAAAACCAGAAGGCGTCTTGTCAGAATCGCTCATATTCAACTACCTGTGATAGTTGCAAAAATAGAATAACTCTTGTCTCGACCGGTTGTCGGGGCAAGGCGCCTCACAACTTGCCGGACTTGCTCGCTGTGCTATCTTTCCCAGCGACTGAGTAGCCCCGATCGCCGACCTGAAAGGACCCGAACGATGAAATGCGACAACCCATTCCGCACTCGACACGCTCACAGTGCAATGCAGCGCACTGTCCAGCTTCCGAGCCTGTCCGTAACTGCACTATCATTGTGCAGCCTGATCGCTCTTGGTTCAAGTGCTGCTCAGGCAGCCGATGAAAAACTGGTCATATCCGTCTACGGTTTTGCGCAGGATGCCTTCAGCGAGATCGTCTACAAACCGTTCGAAGAACAATGCCAATGTGAACTGGTTGTAGAAACTGGCAATAGTGTCGAACGCCTGGCAAAGCTTGAAGCTCGCAAGGATGACCCGGAAATCGACATGGCGGTCATGTCGACCCACGATGCACTTTCTGCAAACCGCAAAGGTGTAACACAAGCCATTGATGTGTCACGCCTCAGTAACTTCGACAAACTGTACGATATCGCCAAGGATCCGTTGGGTGACCACCTGGGGATCGGCTACACCTTCTATGCAACATCCATCGTCTATCGCAGTGACAAAGTCAGCATCGACAGCTGGCAGGATCTGTTCAAGGATGAATTGAAAGGCCGTGTGGCTTTTCCAAACGTGACGACCAATCAGGGACCTCCTGCGCTGTACATGCTGGGCAAGGCCATGGGTGATGATGATGCAAGCCTGGAAGCACCGATCAAACAGGTTGCAGAGCACCGGGACGATATCGTGACGTTTTATGAACGCTCTTCGCAAGTTGCCCAGCTGATGCAGCAGGAAGAAATACTGGCAGCACCGGTGGGTCGTTTCGCCTGGGGCGCCTACACGAAAATGGATATGCCTCTGGCATGGGCAACTCCCACTGAAGGCCAGACTGGCGGCATGAATGTGATGGTTCTCACCAAGGGCGCCAAGCATGAAGATCTGGCCTACCAGTTCATGGACTTCTGGCTCTCAACTGGTATCCAGACCCAACTGGCTGAGGCACTGGTGGACAGTCCTGCCAATGCAGAAGTGATTGTCAGCGACGAAGTGGCTGGCAACCTGACCTACGGCGCCGAGACAGTCAGCTCATTGAAGTTGATGGCACCTGATGTGATTCTCGACAATCGTGATCAGTGGCTGGAATCGTGGAACGACAAAGTTGCTCAATGATTCGCCATTAACCAGCAGACGGCATTCCGATGTTTGAAAACAAGTTTGTAGGCATGGCGCTGGTGCTGCCAGGGGTGCTGTTTGCAGCCCTGGTTTTTCTGCTACCCGTCGGTTACCTGCTCGCCGAAGGCTTCCAGAGCGCCGATGGCTGGAGCTTTTCCCCCTATATAGAGTTCTTTTCCAGCGAGCGTAATCGAACGGTATTCCTGCGCACTCTGAAACTGGGTGCCATGGTGACAGTGGTGTCGACCATCATCGGCTACGCGGCGGCCTGGAGTATCGTCTCACTGAAGCCTACCTCTCGTGGACGCCTGATCGGCCTGGTGATTCTGCCTTTGATGATTTCACCCGTGGCTCGGACTTACGCCTGGATCGTTATTCTGGGACGCACGGGCATCGTCAATCAGGCGCTAATGACCATCGGCCTCAGTGATGAGCCCATCCGGTTTCTGTTTACCGAGACGGCCGTCTTCATCGGCTTGTTACAGCTTTTCCTGCCTCTCATGATTCTATCGCTCTCCAGCGCCATGGAAAACATGCCTGCTGATGCCGTTGCGGCAGCCCGTGTTCTGGGTGCCAACCCGCTCCAGGTATTCTGGAAAGTGATTCTGCCCCTGACCCGGGAAGGCCTGGTGATTGGCGGCACACTCGTATTCACAGGTTCTCTGACCGCGTTCATTACACCCGCCATTCTGGGTGGATCAAAGGTGCTGATGCTCGAGACCCTGCTTTACCAGAGAGTAACCGTTGCCAATGACATTGCCTCAGCCAGCGTTATTGCCATGATTCTGATTGTCATGAGCTTCTGCGCCAACCAGCTGCTCAAGCGTGTCGCTACCGCCAGAGGTGCAAAGTGATCAGTCGATTTTTGCAATGGACAGTACTAGCGCTGACCATCGGATTCCTGATAGGACCTTTCTTCATTATCGTGGCGGCGGGCCTGTCTGCCGGAGAATCATTGGCCTTTCCACCACAGGGCCTGTCCCTGCGCTGGGTCATCAAAGTCTTCCAGATAGACAGTTTTCGCGATAGTTTCCTGCTGTCGATGGGATTGGCTATTTTTGGCACATTGGCAGCCCTGATACTGGGCGTACCGATTGCCTATGCGCTGGCTCGCTACAAACTACCTTTTGGCGAGACGCTGCGAACCATTGTCTCGGCCCCCATTATCGTGCCCGGCATCATAGTCGGACTGGCTTTGCTGCGCTATTTGGTGGTGCCTCTGAATGTCGAAGTTGTTGCAGCTTTGTTTGCGGCTCACACAGCGCTCATATTGCCCTACGCGGTGCGCGTTGTTTCTGCCTCTCTGAGCAATCTGAGAAGTGATATCGAAGAGGCCGCTGTACTGCTGGGCGCCTCGCGACTGGGAGCATTTTTCAGAGTCGTTCTACCCAACATCAAGAGTGGCATTCTGGCCGCCTTCATTCTGGGCTTTGTCACCAGTTTCAACCAGGTACCCGTCTCGTTGTTCCTTTCAGGTCCCGGGGTGCGCACTTTGCCCATCGACATGATCTCCTACCTGGAAACCACCTACGACCCATCGGTGGCAGCACTGTCCGCCTTACTCGCATTCCTTTCCATTGCCATTGTCTTCGTGGCTGAACGATTTCTCGGATTTTCCCGCTATGTCTGACTACCTACAACTCGAGTCACTGACACTGAACTACGGGAAAACAGTAGCCGTCGATTCCCTGAGCCTGTCTATTGCTCAGGGTGAACTGGTTGCTTTTCTGGGCCCCTCCGGCTGTGGCAAAAGCACTACCATGCGTGCTATCGCCGGTCTGATGAAAACCCGATCGGGCCGAATACGTCTGGACGGCAAGGACATTACTCGCAAGTCACCCAACAAGCGCGATGTGGGTATGGTGTTTCAATCCTATGCCCTGTTCCCTCATCTGAACGTGACCGAGAACGTAGCCTTCGGCCTGCGCCTCAAAGGCCTTGCCGATCTGGATGTTGCGATGCGGGTCAACGATGGATTGTCGATGGTAGGACTGACGGAGTTTGCCCAGCGCATGCCGGCTGAACTCTCCGGTGGACAGCAACAGCGCGTGGCACTGGCTCGGGCACTGGTCATGGACCCCAAAGTATTGCTGCTCGATGAGCCCCTGTCCAACCTGGATGCACGCCTGAGGCTGGAAATGCGCAGCGAGCTGCAACGGGTTCAGAAAAAAACCGGGCTGACCATGATCTTCGTGACGCACGATCAGGTAGAAGCACTGTCTCTGGCCGATCGTATCGTTGTCATGAACCGCGGCTGTGTCGAGCAGATCGGTACTCCCGAAGAGATCTACAACACGCCTGCAACGCGATTTGTGGCAGATTTCGTCGGCTTCGAGAATATCATTCCGATCAACAGTCCTCTGTCGTTGACAGGCTCCCTGCCAGCTGACGTTCAAGGGCTAGCCTGGCGTCCTGCCAGCGTGGTCATGGGAAGCGGCCCCTACAGCGGCAAGATCATGGGCAATGCCTTTGCAGGCACCGTGCGTGAATACCTGCTTGAGACCGCTTTTGGCCCTATACGTGCCGATGTGGCGCCCGAGCTACCCGCCTATCAATCCGGTTCTCAGATAGCCTTTGACCTGCCACTGTACATGGCGGTGCAGCTAACGAACATGAAACAGGATCCAGCCATCGAGCAAGCTATCGCTGCCTCTGATGCCGAAGCACAGACTGTGGCTGCACCCGGAGCAACTTCGCCGGAAACATCGGCACCCATGGCCGCGATTGCGCCCACCTCAACGACAAATCCTGTGTCCACGACTTTGAACGCGACTATGTCCGAACTCACAGAACCCAAGCTCAACCTCTGGGTCGATACCGACATGGGATTCGACGACATGCATGCCTTACTGGTCCTGCGTCACCAAGGGGTCAGACCCGCAGGACAATCCCTGGTGTTTGGCTGCACGCCGTTACCGCAGGTTCTCAACAATGCAATGAGCTTTGACAGCACATTCAACTGGTATGGATCATGGCATGCTGGTGCATCCGCCTCTTACGACGGCATCATCCGAACCGCTGAGCACGTGCTGGGCTGGAGCGGAATGCTGACCCGTGGAGCGATGCTGCCGCAAGGGCCTTTGATGCCATACGCCGCAGACTCAACAGCTGCCATGATCGACTGGCTATCGACGAACCCCGAGCAGCCTGAAATACTGGCCATGGGGCCGTTGACCAATATCGCTCAATTGGTACAGCAGGCACCTGAACTGGCCGCACGCATTACTCGCCTGACCTGGATGGGGGGTTCAACAGGCCAGGGTAACCAGACGGCCTATGGCGAGTTCAACGCCTGGGCAGATGCCAAAGCTGCCTCCATTGTGTTTGCATCAGGCATTCCCATTCAGATGGTCGATCTGGAAGTCTGCCGACAGGTTCAACTACAACCGGACGATCTGATCCCTTTGACAGACCCGGATTTACCAATGGGCCCACTGCTCCATGACTTGCTGGGTGGCTACCTGGATATTGGCCTGTCACGGGGCCGAAGCGGCATGGCGGTGTACGATCCGGTTGCCGCTGCGGCCATCGTCGCCAGTGATGATTTCGAATCAAGGCCTGTCAACATCCTGATCGAGACTCTGGATTCTGATCGTGAAGGTCAGACGATCATCTCTGATGCGATTGCCGGCCAGAGCCTGCATACGGTGCTCACGCTCAAGAATGCAAGCCGTGTCAAAAGCATGCTGATGGAAGCCTTGCTAAGCGCTGCGAAGAATGAAGGCTGGCAAGGGTAATCTGACATGAGAGCCACGGAACCGCAGGACTTGAACGAGCGTGCCTTGCGAGATCGCGCGGTTGCGGCGGCTCGTGGCGATGAACCATTCGATCTGCTGATTCGTGATGGCAGCCTGTTTGATGCCATCACCGGAGAAACACGTAAAGCGGATATTGGCCTGATCGGTCCATTGATTGCCAGCGTTCATGCAACAGGTCTGCATCAGGCAGCCAGCCAGAGCATTAATGCCAGTTGTCAGATTGCCATACCCGGGCTGATTGACACCCATATGCATGTGGAAAGCTCGATGATCACGCCTGCCAGTTATGCGCAGGCGGTGCTGCCACGTGGTGTCACCAGCATTGTCTGGGACCCGCATGAGTTAGGCAATGTCCACGGCATGGCAGGCGTCAACTGGGCGATTGAAGCAAGCTCCGAACTCGACCTGCGGGTCGTACTGCTGGCACCTTCCTGCGTGCCTTCAGCGCCGGG is a window encoding:
- a CDS encoding FAD-binding oxidoreductase, which codes for MPSENIAVAIEQLRELLGERLSTGSSILEMHSHDEAHSTPNLPDAVAFPENTQEVSQIMQICSANRTPVVPYGIGTSLEGHVIPLEGGVSVDTSRMKRVLTVFESDMNAVVQPGVTRVQLNDELRATGLMFTVDPGADATMGGMAATRASGTNTVRYGTMRENVLALEVVLPDGQIIRTGSRARKSASGYDLTHLMVGSEGTLGIITELTVRLVGQPDTISAATCAFDSVKEAVDSVIMAIQMGIPMARIELLDQVQMKGMNIYNPDMQMPEKPHLFLEFHGTEAGVAEQVEMFKSASEEFGASDFNWATRTEDRNRLWKARHNAYYAGKALRPGAEGLVTDCCVPISALAACIERTNEYVAQSGLLAPLVGHVGDGNFHLLILVDTASEDEMQRATTLAGQVSHLALEFGGTVTGEHGIGSGKRKYMQDEHGAAYALMGMIKSSIDPLNIMNPGKVVTVE
- the msrA gene encoding peptide-methionine (S)-S-oxide reductase MsrA gives rise to the protein MSTNNQRAVLAGGCFWGMQDLIRRMPGIVSTRVGYTGGEVENATYRNHGNHAEGIEIIFDPAATDYRTILEFFFQIHDPSTPMRQGNDTGPSYRSAIYYTSEEQKQVALDTIADVDASGLWPAKVVTELEPVSDFWEAEPEHQDYLERLPSGYTCHFVRPGWKLPKRSTVA
- a CDS encoding 5-formyltetrahydrofolate cyclo-ligase; the protein is MSDSDKTPSGFSSSPCFAHELQAGQNGYEVVDAQTAIDVARWRKAQRQHLINLRLEVPARERQKAADCMAEKLDTILADSQNCIVSVYWPFRGEPNLRDWMARAIGKGVRIALPVVEIKSHPLVFREWTPEARMEPGIWNIPVPVDGPPLIPTHVISPLVGFDKESYRLGYGGGYFDRTLAQLQGKGVKPIVIGVGHSLARIATIFPQPYDIPMNVIVTESDIVWAVNQ
- a CDS encoding ABC transporter substrate-binding protein; the encoded protein is MQRTVQLPSLSVTALSLCSLIALGSSAAQAADEKLVISVYGFAQDAFSEIVYKPFEEQCQCELVVETGNSVERLAKLEARKDDPEIDMAVMSTHDALSANRKGVTQAIDVSRLSNFDKLYDIAKDPLGDHLGIGYTFYATSIVYRSDKVSIDSWQDLFKDELKGRVAFPNVTTNQGPPALYMLGKAMGDDDASLEAPIKQVAEHRDDIVTFYERSSQVAQLMQQEEILAAPVGRFAWGAYTKMDMPLAWATPTEGQTGGMNVMVLTKGAKHEDLAYQFMDFWLSTGIQTQLAEALVDSPANAEVIVSDEVAGNLTYGAETVSSLKLMAPDVILDNRDQWLESWNDKVAQ
- a CDS encoding ABC transporter permease translates to MFENKFVGMALVLPGVLFAALVFLLPVGYLLAEGFQSADGWSFSPYIEFFSSERNRTVFLRTLKLGAMVTVVSTIIGYAAAWSIVSLKPTSRGRLIGLVILPLMISPVARTYAWIVILGRTGIVNQALMTIGLSDEPIRFLFTETAVFIGLLQLFLPLMILSLSSAMENMPADAVAAARVLGANPLQVFWKVILPLTREGLVIGGTLVFTGSLTAFITPAILGGSKVLMLETLLYQRVTVANDIASASVIAMILIVMSFCANQLLKRVATARGAK
- a CDS encoding ABC transporter permease; protein product: MISRFLQWTVLALTIGFLIGPFFIIVAAGLSAGESLAFPPQGLSLRWVIKVFQIDSFRDSFLLSMGLAIFGTLAALILGVPIAYALARYKLPFGETLRTIVSAPIIVPGIIVGLALLRYLVVPLNVEVVAALFAAHTALILPYAVRVVSASLSNLRSDIEEAAVLLGASRLGAFFRVVLPNIKSGILAAFILGFVTSFNQVPVSLFLSGPGVRTLPIDMISYLETTYDPSVAALSALLAFLSIAIVFVAERFLGFSRYV
- a CDS encoding nucleoside hydrolase, yielding MSDYLQLESLTLNYGKTVAVDSLSLSIAQGELVAFLGPSGCGKSTTMRAIAGLMKTRSGRIRLDGKDITRKSPNKRDVGMVFQSYALFPHLNVTENVAFGLRLKGLADLDVAMRVNDGLSMVGLTEFAQRMPAELSGGQQQRVALARALVMDPKVLLLDEPLSNLDARLRLEMRSELQRVQKKTGLTMIFVTHDQVEALSLADRIVVMNRGCVEQIGTPEEIYNTPATRFVADFVGFENIIPINSPLSLTGSLPADVQGLAWRPASVVMGSGPYSGKIMGNAFAGTVREYLLETAFGPIRADVAPELPAYQSGSQIAFDLPLYMAVQLTNMKQDPAIEQAIAASDAEAQTVAAPGATSPETSAPMAAIAPTSTTNPVSTTLNATMSELTEPKLNLWVDTDMGFDDMHALLVLRHQGVRPAGQSLVFGCTPLPQVLNNAMSFDSTFNWYGSWHAGASASYDGIIRTAEHVLGWSGMLTRGAMLPQGPLMPYAADSTAAMIDWLSTNPEQPEILAMGPLTNIAQLVQQAPELAARITRLTWMGGSTGQGNQTAYGEFNAWADAKAASIVFASGIPIQMVDLEVCRQVQLQPDDLIPLTDPDLPMGPLLHDLLGGYLDIGLSRGRSGMAVYDPVAAAAIVASDDFESRPVNILIETLDSDREGQTIISDAIAGQSLHTVLTLKNASRVKSMLMEALLSAAKNEGWQG